One stretch of Arachis hypogaea cultivar Tifrunner chromosome 20, arahy.Tifrunner.gnm2.J5K5, whole genome shotgun sequence DNA includes these proteins:
- the LOC112785562 gene encoding uncharacterized protein has translation MADNGVHQLTQAELMAQMAELQAEVKRLAELSTQNNAGKHEENGSKGKRSADLLSVNPPKEKLTLDNPFSEEITNYQMPKNFTLPSSLEPYKGIGDPRAHIKKFQSMMFFNGPNNDPVLCRAFPTYLDGAALLWFSKLPAGSISSFKELAKSFIDYFAAARIYVHGSDYLATIRQGPQESLKDYMTRFAEATMEIPDLDPAVHLHALKAGLRPGKFRERIVVTKPKTLEEFRKRAAGQMEIEEFREAERIERKQPRRDADRTTRSANNKDSRKPFKLTLKFDNYTRFNTKREKIIKEILNAKIIKPPTRAGSYQDQRFVDKSKHCAFHQKYGQQLTSA, from the coding sequence ATGGCCGATAACGGAGTTCACCAACTCACTCAGGCCGAACTCATGGCCCAGATGGCCGAGCTACAAGCAGAAGTCAAAAGACTTGCTGAGCTGTCCACCCAAAACAACGCTGGTAAACATGAGGAGAATGGTTCCAAAGGAAAAAGAAGTGCAGACCTACTAAGTGTCAACCCGCCAAAGGAGAAGCTGACCTTAGACAACCCGTTCTCCGAAGAAATCACCAATTACCAAATGCCAAAAAATTTCACACTGCCTTCCTCTCTCGAGCCATATAAGGGGATTGGTGACCCCCGGGCTCATATTAAGAAATTTCAATCCATGATGTTCTTTAACGGTCCTAACAATGATCCTGTACTTTGCAGGGCCTTCCCTACTTACCTTGACGGTGCTGCGTtactttggttttcaaaattacCTGCAGGTTCGATCTCTTCCTTCAAAGAACTGGCGAAATCCTTCATCGACTACTTCGCGGCAGCACGGATATATGTACACGGATCAGATTACCTCGCCACCATTCGCCAAGGTCCTCAAGAAAGCCTGAAAGATTACATGACCAGATTTGCAGAAGCAACCATGGAGATACCAGATCTGGACCCTGCTGTCCACCTACATGCCCTGAAGGCCGGTCTCCGACCCGGAAAATTCAGAGAGAGAATCGTAGTTACTAAGCCGAAGACGTTAgaagaatttcgaaaaagagCGGCAGGACAGATGGAGATTGAGGAATTCCGTGAAGCCGAAAGAATAGAAAGAAAGCAACCTAGGAGAGACGCAGACAGAACCACAAGGTCGGCGAACAACAAAGACTCCAGAAAGCCCTTCAAGCTCACCCTAAAATTTGACAATTACACCAGATTCAACACAAAGAGGGAGAAgataattaaagaaatactcaacGCTAAAATCATAAAACCTCCAACAAGAGCAGGAAGTTATCAAGACCAACGATTTGTTGACAAAAGCAAACACTGCGCCTTCCATCAGAAGTACGGACAACAACTGACGAGTGCGTGA